In a single window of the Patescibacteria group bacterium genome:
- a CDS encoding peptidoglycan DD-metalloendopeptidase family protein: MKKFVLLLSLFILFFSSAIPTGRPALAQDPSELTKQIQQLEQQLAEAQTREKTLTSQVAYMNNQIKLTTLKIDETQRKISQLIKEIDSLSQKIDRLEESLDQLSKVLLARIVETYKRGNASSFQLLFSSGGFSEFLTRLKYIRIVQTHDKKLLLEMQLTKSDYSDQKQVREAKKLEQENLRRQLVDQTNQLARQKKEKETLLEVTRNDEKKYQQQLAQAYAEKAALEQALVAGTKVGPIKRGDVIALVGNTGYPGCSTGKHLHFEIRKNNGWTDPMAYLQNKTVEDDQNNAGNVNVGNGNWPWPINDPIRITQFFGQTPYSWRYKYSGGVHTGLDMITSSSDVIKAPADGTLFKSSQLCGSSVINIVYIDHGDSLISFYLHVQ, from the coding sequence ATGAAAAAGTTCGTTCTCCTTCTTTCTCTTTTTATCCTTTTCTTCTCGTCTGCCATACCGACAGGTCGTCCGGCTCTTGCCCAGGACCCTTCAGAATTAACGAAACAAATTCAGCAACTGGAGCAACAGTTGGCGGAAGCGCAAACGCGCGAAAAAACCCTGACTTCGCAAGTTGCCTACATGAATAATCAAATTAAATTAACGACCCTAAAAATCGACGAAACGCAAAGAAAAATCAGTCAGCTGATCAAGGAAATTGACTCTTTGAGTCAAAAGATTGACCGACTTGAAGAATCTTTGGATCAACTTTCGAAAGTTCTTTTAGCCAGAATTGTGGAAACTTATAAACGCGGCAACGCGTCATCTTTTCAACTGCTTTTTTCCTCCGGCGGGTTTTCGGAATTTTTGACCAGATTAAAATACATAAGGATCGTTCAGACCCACGATAAAAAATTGCTTTTGGAAATGCAGCTGACGAAAAGCGACTACAGCGATCAAAAACAGGTTAGGGAAGCGAAAAAATTGGAGCAGGAAAATTTAAGGCGTCAGCTCGTTGACCAGACGAACCAATTGGCCCGGCAAAAAAAAGAGAAGGAAACTTTGCTTGAAGTGACTAGGAATGATGAGAAAAAATATCAACAACAGTTAGCGCAGGCTTATGCAGAAAAAGCAGCTCTTGAACAGGCCTTGGTTGCCGGGACCAAAGTTGGTCCTATTAAAAGAGGTGATGTGATTGCTTTGGTCGGCAATACGGGTTATCCGGGATGTTCGACAGGAAAACACCTACATTTTGAAATCAGAAAAAATAATGGTTGGACAGACCCTATGGCCTATTTGCAAAATAAAACAGTCGAAGATGATCAGAATAATGCTGGCAACGTCAATGTCGGAAATGGGAACTGGCCTTGGCCGATTAATGACCCGATCAGAATTACCCAGTTTTTTGGCCAGACGCCTTATTCATGGAGATATAAGTATTCAGGAGGAGTACATACGGGACTTGACATGATAACTTCCTCATCGGACGTGATAAAGGCTCCTGCCGACGGAACACTTTTTAAGTCTTCGCAATTATGCGGTTCCAGTGTTATTAATATCGTTTACATAGATCACGGAGACAGCTTAATTAG
- a CDS encoding ABC transporter permease has protein sequence MKLFKATWQHIRRSPYQAMAAIAIMTLTLFVSGVFFLTAAGSSAILSYFESKPQITAFFTDEKKEAEIKTLEEKLQSTNQVASVKYVSKEEALAIYKEQNKNDPILLEMVTANILPASLEVSAKEAKVLGDLAKILQAEPGIQEVIYQKDVVDNLIAWTDAIRKIGIVFVGFLTLISLLIILTVIGMKIGLKKEEIEILKLIGASNWYIRLPFLLEGALYGLLAGLIAWFICLGLVLYINPQLSSFLVGIPVFSISPLFMLTFLGGLVLAGSLVGIFGSLMAVWRYLKA, from the coding sequence ATGAAACTCTTTAAGGCAACCTGGCAACATATTCGTCGGTCTCCGTATCAGGCCATGGCGGCGATTGCGATTATGACCCTGACCCTTTTTGTCAGCGGTGTTTTCTTTTTGACGGCGGCCGGTTCGTCGGCGATTCTTTCTTATTTTGAATCCAAACCGCAAATCACGGCCTTTTTTACCGACGAGAAAAAAGAAGCGGAAATTAAAACGCTTGAGGAAAAGCTTCAAAGCACCAACCAGGTCGCTTCGGTCAAGTATGTTTCCAAGGAAGAGGCCTTGGCCATTTACAAAGAACAAAATAAAAACGATCCCATTCTTTTGGAGATGGTGACGGCCAATATCCTGCCGGCTTCATTGGAAGTTTCGGCCAAAGAGGCGAAGGTTTTAGGCGATTTAGCCAAGATTCTTCAAGCCGAACCCGGAATTCAGGAGGTTATTTATCAAAAAGATGTTGTTGATAATCTTATTGCCTGGACGGACGCCATCAGAAAAATAGGGATCGTTTTTGTCGGCTTTTTAACTTTAATCTCGCTTCTGATTATTTTAACCGTCATCGGCATGAAAATCGGTTTGAAAAAAGAGGAGATCGAAATTTTGAAACTTATCGGGGCTTCCAATTGGTATATTCGGCTGCCGTTTTTACTCGAGGGCGCTTTGTACGGTCTTCTTGCCGGTTTGATTGCCTGGTTTATTTGTTTGGGTTTGGTTTTATACATTAACCCCCAGCTTTCCTCATTTTTAGTCGGCATTCCGGTTTTTTCCATTTCGCCTCTTTTCATGCTGACGTTTCTGGGAGGGCTTGTCCTGGCCGGTTCATTGGTGGGAATTTTCGGCAGTTTAATGGCGGTTTGGCGATATCTTAAAGCATAA
- the ftsE gene encoding cell division ATP-binding protein FtsE yields MVKFENVSKKFSSQGFSLAEINFVINDGEFVFLTGPSGAGKTTILKLILREHLPTSGEIYLNDWKLTKMKSSDISKLRRKVTMVFQDFRLLVDRTVYENIAIALELRGILDKEIEKKVKNVLTLTSLLEQKNLFPVQLAGGELQRACIARALVGNPEILLADEPTGNLDPATSWEILNLLTRINKMGTTVLMATHNIDIVNSLKKRVLTLNKGRIVKDEKEGKYETL; encoded by the coding sequence ATGGTTAAATTTGAAAACGTCAGTAAAAAATTTTCTTCACAGGGTTTTTCTCTTGCCGAGATAAATTTTGTCATCAATGACGGCGAATTTGTTTTTCTGACCGGGCCTTCAGGCGCAGGCAAAACGACAATCCTCAAATTGATTCTGCGGGAGCATCTGCCAACCAGTGGCGAAATTTATCTTAATGACTGGAAACTTACAAAGATGAAGTCTTCCGATATTTCCAAACTGCGCCGCAAGGTCACGATGGTTTTTCAGGATTTCCGACTTTTGGTTGATAGGACGGTTTACGAAAATATCGCCATTGCCCTGGAGCTTCGGGGCATACTGGACAAAGAAATCGAAAAGAAGGTTAAAAACGTTTTAACCTTAACTTCTCTTTTGGAACAGAAAAATCTCTTTCCGGTTCAGCTGGCCGGCGGAGAGTTGCAAAGGGCCTGTATTGCCAGGGCATTGGTTGGGAATCCGGAAATTCTTTTGGCTGACGAGCCGACCGGCAATTTGGACCCGGCGACTTCCTGGGAAATTCTCAATCTTTTGACCAGGATTAACAAAATGGGAACGACGGTTTTGATGGCGACGCACAATATCGACATCGTCAATTCGCTTAAAAAAAGAGTCCTGACCTTAAATAAAGGTCGAATCGTCAAAGACGAAAAGGAAGGTAAATATGAAACTCTTTAA